A DNA window from Setaria viridis chromosome 2, Setaria_viridis_v4.0, whole genome shotgun sequence contains the following coding sequences:
- the LOC117844107 gene encoding uncharacterized protein: MFGTLDNYHTKHLTFEVANFRTSYHAIFGRPMLARFMEICNHIYLILNMPPPNGILSIYNDVETSYKCDTEAVQLAETLEYSANATMMLAESKKLDPQVKKISLGLEDPSKTALIGADLTPK; the protein is encoded by the exons ATGTTCGGCACCCTCGACAACTATCACACCAagcacctcaccttcgaggttgcCAACTTCAGGacctcctaccatgccatctttggcaggcCAATGCTGGCGAGGTTCATGGAGATTTGCAACCATATCTACCTCATCCTCAACATGCCGCCTCCAAATGGCATCCTCTCTATTTACAATGATGTTGAAACATCCTACAAGTGCGACACGGAAGCCGTGCAGCTCGCCGAGACCCTGGAGTACTCAGCCAACGCCACCATGATGCTCGCCGAGTCCAAGAAG CTTGACCCGCAAGTCAAGAAGATCAGCCTCGGCCTAGAAGAcccctccaagacagccctcaTCGGGGCCGACCtcacccccaaatag
- the LOC117845571 gene encoding benzoate O-methyltransferase: protein MAIMKIEHDLHMAEGEGEWSYSKNSRRQEIVIRETKPIIENATKEVYTALLPKTMIIVDLGCSAGPNTLLFMSNVIGVIADQCKSSEGDPVELQFFLNDLPGNDFNELFRAIQKFETSGTMDQLGHVPPLHYISGLPGSYYNRLFPRQSVHLFHSSYCLHWRSQVPEGLDTSKEAYLNKDNVYITNTTTPFAVKQFQEQFHKDFSLFLELRHEELVYGGKMVLVFLGRKNEDVYSGELNQLYGLVARSLQSLVLKGLVEKEKLESFNLPVYGPSVAEVKEVVMQSKIFSMDEIKLFEANWDPFDDSEGVDVLDSACSSMNVAKCIRSVLKSLIICHFGETILDPLFVEFASLVAKQLEEQQTKLAVIAMSLKKI, encoded by the exons ATGGCAATCATGAAGATAGAACACGATTTACATATGGCcgaaggagaaggagaatggAGCTACTCAAAGAATTCTAGGCGTCAA GAAATTGTTATACGCGAGACTAAGCCCATTATTGAGAATGCCACAAAAGAAGTATACACGGCTCTACTACCCAAGACAATGATCATTGTCGACCTAGGATGCTCTGCAGGACCAAACACATTGCTCTTTATGTCCAATGTGATAGGTGTCATAGCCGATCAGTGTAAGTCTAGTGAAGGTGATCCTGTGGAACTTCAGTTCTTCCTGAATGACCTTCCTGGTAATGACTTCAATGAACTCTTCCGGGCGATCCAAAAGTTTGAAACGTCGGGTACGATGGATCAACTGGGACATGTTCCACCTTTGCACTACATTTCTGGGTTGCCAGGATCCTATTACAACAGGCTTTTCCCTCGTCAAAGCGTGCATCTCTTCCACTCCTCATACTGCCTTCACTGGCGCTCCCAG GTACCTGAGGGACTTGACACATCGAAAGAAGCTTACTTAAATAAAGATAATGTTTACATCACAAATACCACAACACCGTTTGCGGTGAAACAATTCCAAGAGCAGTTCCATAAGGACTTCTCCCTCTTCTTGGAGCTGCGGCACGAAGAACTTGTATATGGAGGGAAGATGGTTCTTGTATTTCTTGGGAGGAAGAATGAGGATGTATACAGTGGAGAACTCAATCAACTTTATGGATTGGTTGCAAGATCGCTGCAGTCTCTTGTTCTGAAG GGCCTGGTGGAGAAGGAAAAACTAGAATCCTTCAATCTACCAGTCTATGGGCCATCAGTTGCTGAAGTCAAGGAAGTAGTCATGCAAAGTAAGATTTTCAGCATGGATGAGATCAAGCTATTCGAGGCAAACTGGGATCCTTTTGACGATTCAGAAGGTGTTGATGTTCTCGATAGTGCCTGCAGTAGCATGAATGTTGCTAAGTGTATTAGATCAGTGCTGAAGTCGTTGATTATatgccattttggagaaaccaTACTTGACCCGTTGTTCGTGGAGTTTGCAAGCCTTGTTGCTAAGCAACTTGAAGAGCAGCAGACCAAGTTAGCAGTCATCGCCATGTCCttaaagaaaatataa